One genomic region from Panthera tigris isolate Pti1 chromosome D1, P.tigris_Pti1_mat1.1, whole genome shotgun sequence encodes:
- the DEPDC7 gene encoding DEP domain-containing protein 7 codes for MATVRGKAAALNCSALHSPAQKPPGFSVAQKPFGATYVWSSIINTLQTQVEVKKRRHHLKRHNDCFVGSEAVDVIFSHLIQNKYFGDVDIPRAKVVRVCQALMDYKVFEAVPTKVFGKDKKPTFEDSSCSLYRFTTIPNQDSQLGKENKLCSPSRYSDALFKSSDSKSASLEDLWENLSLKPANYPHINMSTTLSPQVINEVWQEETIGRLLQLVDLPLLDSLLKQQEVVSKVPQPKRQPDLINNSNYLDRGILKAYSDSQEDEWLSAATDCLEYLPDQMVVDISRNFPEQPDRIDLVKELLFDAIGKYYSSREPLLNHLSDVHNGIAELLVNGKTEIALEATQLFLKLLDSQNREEFRRLLYFMAVAAHPSEFKLQKESDNRMVVKRIFSKAIVDNKNLSKGKTDLLVLFLMDHQKDVFKIPGTLHKIVSVKLMAIQKGRDPNRDTGYIYCQRIDQSDYSDYTQKTTKDELMNLLKTIDEDSKLSAKEKKKLLGQFYKCHPDIFIEYFGD; via the exons ATGGCCACGGTGCGGGGGAAGGCGGCGGCTCTGAACTGTTCAGCTCTCCACAGCCCAGCGCAGAAGCCTCCAG GTTTCAGCGTGGCCCAGAAACCATTCGGAGCCACCTATGTGTGGAGCAGCATTATAAACACTCTTCAAACACAGGTGGAGGTGAAAAAACGAAGACAccatttaaaaagacacaatgaCTGCTTTGTTGGTTCAGAAGCTGTGGATGTCATTTTTTCTCACCTaattcagaataaatattttggtgATGTAGATATTCCTCGGGCCAAAGTGGTAAGAGTGTGTCAAGCACTTATGGACTACAAAGTATTTGAAGCAGTTCCAACCAAAGtctttggaaaagacaaaaaacctACATTTGAAGATAGTAGTTGCAGCCTTTATAGATTCACAACCATACCTAACCAAGACAGTCAATTAGGCAAAGAGAATAAACTATGTTCACCTTCCAG gtATTCAGATGCATTATTTAAGTCGTCTGATTCCAAATCGGCAAGTTTAGAGGATCTCTGGGAAAATCTGAGTTTAAAGCCTGCTAACTACCCTCACATAAACATGTCTACAACCTTGTCTCCACAAG TTATTAATGAAGTATGGCAAGAAGAAACAATTGGACGTCTGCTGCAGCTTGTAGACCTTCCACTTCTTGACTCTTTACTCAAACAGCAAGAGGTTGTATCTAAAGTTCCTCAGCCTAAGAGGCAACCTGACTTGATCAACAACAGTAACTATCTGGATCGAGGGATTCTCAAGGCTTACAGTGACTCTCA gGAAGATGAATGGCTGTCTGCAGCAACTGACTGCTTAGAATACCTTCCTGATCAGATGGTGGTGGACATAAGCAGAAACTTTCCTGAGCAACCAGATAGGATAGACCTAGTGAAAGAACTTCTGTTTGATGCCATTGGCAAATATTACAGTAGTAGGGAACCTCTGttaaatcatttatctgatgTTCATAATGGCATTGCAGAACTCTTAG TGAATGGGAAGACTGAAATAGCATTAGAAGCTACTCAGCTGTTTCTAAAGCTTTTGGATTCCCAAAATAGAGAAGAATTTAGAAGACTACTGTATTTCATGGCTGTTGCAGCACATCCTTCTGAATTTAAATTACAGAAAGAA agcgACAACCGAATGGTTGTGAAAAGGATATTCTCAAAAGCTATTGTTGACAATAAAAATTTATCCAAAGGCAAAACTGATCTTCTGGTACTCTTTTTAATGGATCatcaaaaagatgtttttaag attccaggAACTCTACATAAAATTGTTAGTGTTAAGCTCATGGCCATTCAGAAAGGAAGAGATCCAAATAGAGATACAG GATATATATATTGCCAGAGAATTGATCAAAGTGATTATTCTGACTATACACAGAAGACAACTAAGGATGAACTAATGAATTTACTAAAAACTATTGATGAGGATTCAAAACTATCtgccaaagagaagaaaaaattgctAGGTCAGTTCTACAAGTGTCATCCAGACATCTTTATTGAGTATTTTGGAGACTGa